In one window of Penaeus monodon isolate SGIC_2016 chromosome 36, NSTDA_Pmon_1, whole genome shotgun sequence DNA:
- the LOC119595684 gene encoding uncharacterized protein LOC119595684 gives MLRIVSMAVALAMCVARPNQWVDQLGLFPAEGGDSQPILPRAVANPTTPNQILDAVLEGAIAYMETLGWCDSKNVQNGESNLPFQVNSDGSSSENFSITKANVTGLCSLRRSKSASFKADQSVLTGSVVVENARANADYTVTFAGVGEAPAQTVSGQVVERVDKLFADIQINLLNLVPQNIASYTARSGHDLLESASNLDGNDMKDVHSAGFRKALREIVEKTMSSNVKVQINKSIQDMKNA, from the exons ATGTTGAGGATCGTGAGTATGGCAGTGGCTCTGGCCATGTGTGTGGCACGACCCAACCAATGGGTCGACCAGCTAGGGCTATTCCCTGCTGAAGGCGGGGACTCTCAGCCCATCTTGCCTCGCGCCGTCGCCAACCCTACCACGCCCAACCAGATACTCGACGCAGTGCTCGAAGGAGCTATCGCATACATGGA AACACTAGGATGGTGTGATTCCAAGAACGTGCAGAACGGAGAGTCAAACCTGCCCTTCCAAGTTAACTCTGACGGAAGCAGCTCCGAGAACTTCAGCATCACTAAGGCCAACGTGACTGGACTCTGCTCCCTGCGCCGCTCCAAGTCCGCTTCCTTCAAAGCTGATCAG agTGTGCTCACCGGTTCGGTTGTCGTAGAAAACGCTCGTGCCAACGCCGACTACACGGTAACCTTTGCTGGTGTTGGAGAAGCTCCAGCACAGACTGTTTCTGGTCAAGTTGTAGAGCGTGTGGACAAGCTGTTCGCCGACATCCAGATCAACTTGTTAAACCTTGTGCCTCAGAACATCGCCAGCTACACCGCAAGATCGGGTCATGACCTGCTTGAAAGTGCAAGCAACTTGGACGGCAATGATATGAAGGACGTTCACAGCGCCGGCTTCAGGAAGGCTTTGCGAGAGATCGTGGAGAAAACCATGTCTTCCAACGTGAAGGTGCAGATTAACAAGTCCATCCAGGATATGAAGAATGCTTGA